TCTCTCCCCGCCGATGACCACCGCAAGCCTCCCCCTTTGCCCCACAAACCACCGCCGGAGCACGGCCTGCCACCTCCCCACGGCCCCAAGCCTCCTCCATTGGACAACCCGCACCCAACCTTCGACAAACCCATAAAGCTGGGAAAGAAGCCGCCAACCCCACTTGACAAACCGCCCAAGCCACACAAACCGTCGGTCGACCACAAACCACCGACTGGGCCGGTAGATAAACCGCTGCCTAAAGGGGTGAAACCACCGCCGAAAGAGCACAAGCCATTATTCCCACCTCACGGCGGTCACTTCCCCGGTCACCCTCCGGTGGGGAATGCCGAAAAGTCAATTCCTAAGCCACCTCGCAAACTGCCGGTGCCGCCTCCAACTGCTCCGTTTAAGAAGCAGCCACAGCCGGCACCTAAGAAACCGCAGCCGAGCTGGCCACCGCACGGCCCTCCATCTACCACCCATTAGAGCTCCGATGATGTAGTAGTATTGACTAGAAATAAGTAAATAAGAGGAGCTATTGTGAATTGATTGATGGAATGTGCATGTGCACTAGTACGTACGTACGTATGCTACTGTTTGCAACAGAGTTGATGAGTTGAGAGTATGTAGATTCATATTATATCACCAGTTTTACGTCATGGGTACTTAATTAAGTCTAGTAAAtcacttttatatatatatgtacttttCATGTTATGATCTTAATCGTTGCTTAagaagttctttttttttttaaaaaaagtgctAAATTTTAATAAGTACTAATTATAAGTGCAgaattgaaaaaatattgaaagttGTAAGtga
The Malania oleifera isolate guangnan ecotype guangnan chromosome 13, ASM2987363v1, whole genome shotgun sequence DNA segment above includes these coding regions:
- the LOC131145696 gene encoding proline-rich protein 4-like, which encodes MAATKCLLLLLLAVVALHTTTASSLPADDHRKPPPLPHKPPPEHGLPPPHGPKPPPLDNPHPTFDKPIKLGKKPPTPLDKPPKPHKPSVDHKPPTGPVDKPLPKGVKPPPKEHKPLFPPHGGHFPGHPPVGNAEKSIPKPPRKLPVPPPTAPFKKQPQPAPKKPQPSWPPHGPPSTTH